GCATTTCCTGTTTCAATGGATACCTTTCTATGCTCGGTATAAGCTGAAGCTCTATTTCAAGCCAACGGCTGAGCATGTAATGTCCAGCGCTGATCCCTACAAAGCTCAAAAGCATGATCATCGACAATCCGGAGCGTACGGACCAATCGGTGGATGGTCGTATCCAGCGATAGCCTCTGTCGAGGATGAAGACAGAAACACTGAAGTAAAGAAAGAAGGCAATGGCCCTGGTTCCGGGAGTCCATTGAAATTGTCCGATTCCCCACAACCATATCAAAATCCAAGTTGAAAGTGCAACAGAAAGGGCGATCCTTTTCACGCGCTGATCCTTATGAATCCGGACGGGGTAACCAATGCGGTAACGGCTCTTTCCCAGGGGTTTTTCTCGATGCTTTTATTCGTTACCTGTTCGTCGTAGCACAATCCCCAAATTTCTATTTGATCCCGGACATTCTTGAGAAAACGGTCGTAATAGCCACCGCCGTAACCAATGCGAATACCTTTGTGGTCGAAAAGTAATCCGGGAGCTAAGACGAGGTCAATGAGCCTTGGATCTACGCGTTCCGTGCTAGCTAAAGGAGATGAAATGCCCATGGGGCCAAGCTCTACATCACTCCTGAGGTCAGTGATCCTTCGGGCTTCCATTTCGCCCGGTCCGCTGATCATGGGTATGCACAAGCGAATACCCTTATCGAGAAGCTCTTGAGCGAGCATCCAGGTGTCGACTTCCGAGCGAAATGACAGGTACATGAAAACGTAGTTCGAGCGTTCGACCTTGGGCTGATTGAGGATGTGTTCTGAAATGCTAAACGATCCAATTTCCCTTGCTTCAGGGCTGAGTCCGTCGCGCACTTCGAGTGCGTTTCGCCGGATGATCGATCGGTCGATTATAGTAGTCATGTTCCTGTTTTCTGAAAGGTACAGGATTAAGAGTATTCGGGCAAGATATAGGTTTGCATTCCTCTGTCAAAGAAGATCGGAATTCCTCGTTGTCGTAGTTTATAAGCCATTCTTTTGACGGTCCGCTCGCTGAGATCTAACCGATTTGCCGCTTCCCTTGGAGTCCCGGTCGCTTTCATCCGAGCTAAATGCTTAAAAGCGTCCATTTTTTCGTTGTAGGTCAAGTAATCCATTCTTTTTTGAAGCCAAATTAGAACGGAGGGAAAGTCTAATCAATAACGTCTGATCACAAAAGATGGGTCTTTCAGAACTAATTTAGTCGTTCCA
This portion of the Flavobacteriales bacterium genome encodes:
- a CDS encoding 5-formyltetrahydrofolate cyclo-ligase gives rise to the protein MTTIIDRSIIRRNALEVRDGLSPEAREIGSFSISEHILNQPKVERSNYVFMYLSFRSEVDTWMLAQELLDKGIRLCIPMISGPGEMEARRITDLRSDVELGPMGISSPLASTERVDPRLIDLVLAPGLLFDHKGIRIGYGGGYYDRFLKNVRDQIEIWGLCYDEQVTNKSIEKNPWERAVTALVTPSGFIRISA